A window of Alkalinema sp. FACHB-956 genomic DNA:
CGTCTTTGGCATTGACTTGTCATCGACTTGTCATCGACTTGTCATCGACTTGTCATCGATAAGGTTGTTCACGCTACCCGCACAATCCGGTCACAGTTGTTATAGTTAAGGCTTAAAGATTTTCTTAATAAAATCCGGGGGCGAGAGATAAAGCAAAATGGTGTTTAAAAATGCATCGATGGCAGGTCAAGAACCAATGCGGGTTAACTTTGAGCGGCAGCTCAAGCGGGTTCAGCGAGACGTTCTCAAAATGGGTGCGCTGGTGGAGAACTCCTGTTGTCTGGCACGGCAAGCCCTATTTGATGGCGACTTAGATGCTGCTGACCAGATTAATCTTCAAGATAAAGAAATCGATAGTCTATATAAGCAGATTGAACTTGACTGTGTAAACTTGATCGCCCTCCAGTCTCCGGTTGCCCAGGATCTCCGCCTCCTGAGTGCCATGATGCAACTGGTGCGTGATTTGGAAAGAATTGGGGACTATGCCAAGAATCTGGGCGAAGTTGCCGTTCGCCTGTTCCCCTACGAAAATCCACCCCACCTGGATCAAGTCCAAGTCATGTTCGATCGCTGTCGCGCGATGCTAGCCATGAGCTTGGCGGCCCTTTCGGATCTGGATGCTGAATCTGCCCAAGAAATGAAGCTCAAGGACGACACGATCGATTCAGATTACGAGATGCTCTATAACCTACTGACCTATCGCACTGAGGTTCAGGGAGTGATTGAGCCGATCGTCCTCCTTGTCCTAGCGATCCGTCACCTCGAACGCATTGCTGACCATGCCACCAACATCGGCAAGCGGGTGTCCTACATCGTTACCGGGCAGCGCTAAGCCTGTGTCACTGGGCAGCGTGATAAAGCCCGTTGTAGAGGCTGAGGGCAGCTGAGGGGGTGCTGGAGGGTGCTGGGGGTAACTAGACAGCGCTAGACAGCGCAGCACCTGCGAAGACGGCGTTAGGCCCCTCTCAGCTCTCTGCTCGGCCTTCTTTCAGCCTGATCTTCTTTCAGCCTGAGTTCATCTCGGTCAATCAACATTTCCAGAGATCCAACAGACCCGTCTTGGATCTTTTGTGGCGATCGGGTTGACAGAGCGATCGGGTCTGAGGAACGATTATATAGACAGTGCGGAAGCTCCGGATCCGTGAGTATCCGCTTCTGCTGGACAGGAATATTGTGTTGTTCTGCCCTAGGCAAAGCATAATATTTGGGATTGCAGAAGCACTGCTGGGGAAGATGCTTCAGTGAGCGTGTAGCCCAATCGGCTTGGATGTTGTGCCGCCAATAGTTTGCAGAGAGTTGCAACCGCCAAACTCCTATGCAATCTAGAACTGGATGGGTGTTTTCTAACCGAGGTGATCGCTTGCCGACTGTGCTGAAGTGCCCCGGACTAGGGTGATGCCGCAAGCAAACCATCAACTAAGGACAGATCGCTACAATGGATTTTTCGATCGCCGAACTCTTGGCCAATCTGGATGAGGACAAACTCGTTGCCCCAAAAACCCTAGAGAATAAGCTGGAGTGTCAAACGGACAACGATATTCGCAAGTTACAGATTGCACTGGATGCCCTAGAGAAAATAGGCGTTGTTGAGAAAGAACGAGGCAAATATCGTCGGCTGGCGGAAGAGGGGGTCGTAGAAGGAAAGCTACGGTGCTCCAGTAAAGGCTTCTGTTTTGCCATTCAAAACTCGGAAGAGTCCGAGGATGTCTACATTCGTGAAAGCCAACTCAACACCGCCTGGAACGGCGATCGGGTCCTAGTACGTGTCACCAAAGAAGGTAGCCGCCGTCGCAGTCCTGAAGGCGAAGTGCGTTTGATTCTGGAACGGGCCAATCCCTCCATTTTGGCGCGGCTGAAAAAATTAGAAGACGGATCCTTTAGGGCCGTTCCCCTGGACGATCGGCTGTTGTTTGAAGTCATTTTGGAAGAAAGCGACTTCGACCTTGACGAAGCTCTCGATCAACTGGTGCATGTGGAAGTTCTGCGCTATCCCC
This region includes:
- the phoU gene encoding phosphate signaling complex protein PhoU, with the translated sequence MVFKNASMAGQEPMRVNFERQLKRVQRDVLKMGALVENSCCLARQALFDGDLDAADQINLQDKEIDSLYKQIELDCVNLIALQSPVAQDLRLLSAMMQLVRDLERIGDYAKNLGEVAVRLFPYENPPHLDQVQVMFDRCRAMLAMSLAALSDLDAESAQEMKLKDDTIDSDYEMLYNLLTYRTEVQGVIEPIVLLVLAIRHLERIADHATNIGKRVSYIVTGQR